The following nucleotide sequence is from Caldibacillus debilis DSM 16016.
GGTCTCCCAGTTCACCTTATATGGGGATGCGAGGAAAGGGAGGCGCCCGAACTTTATGGCTGCGGCAAAACCGGACATGGCGGAACGGCTGTACGGCCGCTTCAATCAATTTTTGCGGGAAAAAGGCTTGCGGGTGGAGACGGGAAGATTCGGCGAACGGATGGAAGTCCATCTCATAAACAACGGTCCGGTAACCCTCATTTTGGACAGCAAGAACCGGTGACGCAAAAAGCGCCGGGAGCGGGGAAAATGGGCCGGAAAGAAGGTGGCCGAAGGGAAACAATGATTCCGTGCGGAGGGGATCATTGTTTTATTGTGCCAAAAAATTTTTCCGCCGGCGTGTAAAAAGGCCCCGCATCCGGAAAAGCTATGAAAAAACGAAAAGGATGAGGCCGATGCGCGCCGGAGAAAAGGATGGACGGATTCATCAGGAACCGAAGGATCTATTCGGGATCTCCTTCCACGATCTGATCGAGCAGATGCGGAGCGCCACCCCGATGGAGCTGGCGAAGGAATTCGGGATCACCCTCGGGGAAGTGCGAAGATTGAAGAAGCAGATGGACAGGCGTTAAACGGGCGTCCTGGATATGGGCCCGGCCGCTATTTTGTCTATTGGCGGGAAGCGGAGGCTGCCCCTCCGGCCGAAAAGGGGATCGGCCCCGGCCGGCGCGGAAATCCATTTTTTCCGTCCGGGAGGAAAAATGGCAAGGTGGGGGCAAGGCCGAATCTGCCCTTGACAGACGAGGGTCGAAAAAGGGAGAATGGAATCAGGAGACGGGCCCGCATCCCGTTAAGAAAGGCTTTCGCCCGGAAAACAGCAGGCTTTGGATGCCGATGGCCTTGATCCGGGCTTGTTTTGATTGCCTCCCTTCGGCAAAGCGACGGCGGACGCCGCGCAAAGAAGATGCGGACCGAAAAATCTTGCGCCGGGCAAAAGGAGCGGCAAACCCTTGACAATCCCCCGCCGCAAGCGGTATAAAATATAGATAAAATTAACCTTTCAAGATGGAATAGGCGGATCCAATGATGGAGAGAAGTAGTCTTGACCCACATGGAAAGAGAGGGAATGCCCCGGCTGAAAGCATTCCTCCATGATGGCAAGACGAAAGACACTCCGGAGGATGGTCCCCGAAAGAAAGCCCTTTTTGAGTAGGGGATTCACGCGGGCAGGCGTTAGCTGCGGAAGCGGAAAAAGACTCGGGGAAGTCTTTTTCAATTAGGGTGGCACCGCGGGTATTTTTGCTCGTCCCTGATCGGCAGAGGACGGGTTTTTTATTTTCCCGAAACAGAAAAAAGGAGGGTTTTTTATATGAAAGTGCAGATCCCTCGGGGCGTGCAAGACATTTTGCCGGAACAGGCGGGGTTGTGGAGGGCCATCGAGAGCAAGGCGGCGGATATTTGCGAAAGGTACGGCTATGAGGAAATCCGCACCCCGATTTTCGAATACGCGGAAGTCTTCTCAAGGAGCGTCGGGGATACGACCGACATCGTCCAAAAGGAGATGTACACGTTCCAGGACAAGGGAGGGCGTCTGTTAAGCCTCCGTCCGGAAGGCACCGCCCCCGTAGTCCGCGCCTATGTCGAAAACAAACGGTTCGGACATCCGGTGCAGCCGGCCAAGTTCTATTATATCGGGCCGATGTTCCGCTATGAACGCCCCCAGGCCGGAAGATACCGGCAATTCGTCCAGTTCGGGGTGGAGGCGCTGGGGAGCGATGACCCGGCCATCGACGCCGAAGTGATCTCCCTCGCTTACCGGTTTTACGTCGAAATGGGATTGAAAAATCTCCAGCTTTCGATAAACAGCCTCGGCGACAAAGAAAGCCGCAAGGCGTACAAGGAAGCGTTGATCGCCCATTTTAAACCGAGGATCGGGGAGTTTTGCGAAGACTGCCAAAACCGGCTGGAAAAAAATCCGTTGAGAATCCTGGATTGCAAGGTGGACCGGGATCACCCGCTGATGAAGGAATCGCCCGTGATCCTCGATTATTTGAACGGGGAATCGAAGGAGTTTTTCGACAAGGTATTGCGCTATTTGGACCAATTGCAAATCCCCTACACGATCGATCCCCATCTTGTCAGGGGGCTGGATTACTATCATCATACGACCTTTGAGATCATGAGTACGAAGGAAGGCTTCGGCGCGATCACCTCCCTGTGCGGCGGGGGAAGATACAACGGGCTGGTGGAGGAGTTCGGCGGTCCCAGCGTTCCGGGGATCGGCTTCGCCCTGAGCATCGAACGGCTCATCGCCTCCCTGGAGGCGGAGGGCATCCGGATCCCGACGGAAAAACAGACGGATGTGTTCATCGTTACCCAGGGGGAAGCGGCGAAGGATTATTCCGTACTCCTGCTCCAGCAGCTGCGCTCCCTCGGGCTGAAGGCGGACCGTGACTATATGGACCGGAAAATGAAGGCGCAGCTGAAGGCCGCTGACCGCCTGAACAGCAAGTATGCGGCCATTATCGGCGACAGCGAAATGGAAAGGCAAGTCGTTCTCCTGCGGAAAATGGATACGGGAGAACAAAGGGAAATCCCGATGTCCCGCTTTGCGGAAGAATTTCAACGTATGGTCGGAGGAGGAGCATGATGTTTGGGCGTACCCATTATTGCGGTGATGTGACGGAAAAGAACGTCGGCGAACGGGTGACGTTAAAGGGATGGGTGCAAAAGAGAAGGGATTTGGGCGGATTGATCTTCATTGATCTGCGGGACCGGACCGGGATCGTCCAGATCGTTTTCAGCCCGGAACATTCCCCGGAGGCCTTTCATACGGCGGAGGCCATCCGCAGCGAATACGTCCTTGACGTGACGGGGAAGGTCGTCCCCCGCAGCGAAGAAACGGTGAATCCGCGGCTGAAGACGGGGAAAATCGAGGTTTTATGCGAGAAAGTTTCCATCATCAACGAAGCGAAAACCCCTCCCTTTGTCATTGCCAACGATACCGACATATCGGAGGAAGTCCGGTTAAAATACCGCTATTTGGATCTGCGCAGACCGGTCATGTACGAGACATTGAAATTGCGCCATCAAACGGTCAAGGCGATCCGCGATTTTCTCGACGAAAACGGATTTTTGGAAGTGGAAACGCCGATGTTGACGAAAAGCACGCCGGAAGGGGCGCGGGACTATCTCGTGCCGAGCCGGGTGCATCCCGGGAAATTTTACGCCTTGCCCCAATCGCCGCAAATTTTTAAACAGCTCCTGATGGTCGCCGGCATCGACCGGTATTTTCAAATCGCCCGCTGCTTCCGCGACGAGGACTTGCGGGCGGACAGGCAGCCGGAATTTACCCAGATCGACATCGAGATGAGCTTTATGGACCGGGACGAGATCATCGGGCTCGTGGAACGAATGGTCAAGTACGTCATGAAAAAGGTGAAGGGGATGGATATCGAAACCCCCTTTCCCCGTTTGACCTACCGGGAGGCGATGGAACGGTACGGCTCGGATAAGCCCGATACCCGGTTCGGGTTGGAACTGGTGGATGTGTCGGACATCGTAAAACATTCGGCCTTCCAAGTCTTCGCCGGCGCGGTGGAAAAAGGGGGACGGGTGAAGGCCATCAACGTCAAAGGGGCGAAGGACAAATATTCCCGGAAGGACATCGACGGATTGGCGGAATTCGTAAAACCTTACGGGGCGAAAGGACTGGCCTGGATGAAGGTCGAAGCGCAAGGGGTCACCGGGCCGATCGCCAAATTCTTCACTGAGGCGGAAAGGGAAAAACTGCTGGAACGGTTATCCGGCGAACCCGGGGATTTGTTCCTGTTCGTGGCCGACCGGCCCGACGTTGTCGCCGCCGCCCTCGGCGCCTTGCGGGTAAAACTCGGCAAAGACCTCCGGCTGATCGACGAAAGCCGCTACCATTTCCTATGGGTCGTCGATTGGCCGCTATTGGAATACGATGAGGAGGAAGGCCGGTACTTTGCCGCCCACCATCCCTTTACGATGCCGGCCCTGGAAGATTTGGATCTTTTGGAAAGCGATCCCGGGCAAGTGCGCGCTCAAGCCTATGATCTTGTTTTGAACGGGTTTGAGCTGGGGGGCGGTTCTTTGCGGATCTTTGACCGGAAGATCCAGGAGAGGATGTTTCAAGTGCTGGGCTTTACGAAGGAAAAGGCGGTGGAGCAGTTCGGGTTCCTCCTCGAGGCCTTCGAATACGGGACGCCGCCCCACGGCGGGATCGCCCTCGGCCTGGACCGCTTCGTCATGCTCCTTTCGGGAAGAAGCAATTTGCGGGATACGATCGCCTTCCCGAAGACGTCCAGCGGAAGCTGCCTCCTGACGGATGCCCCCGGCGAAGTGAGCGCGGAGCAGCTGGAAGAGCTCCATTTGTCCGTCAAAAAATGAGCCCCTTCCGGGGCGGTTTGATTTCGGGATTCGGGCTTTATTGAAAACCCGAATCCCGATATGTTATTATTAAAATAACGGGAGAGTCCTGATGTGTGCGTTGTGAAACCAAGTTTTGACCGAACACCAATTGCCAAGGGAGTCCGGAGTTCCTATGCGGCGCAAAAGCCTTCTCCGAAAGGACTTGCAAAGTATAGGACAGGACACCCACCTGCCGAGAGCGGGTTCAAAACGTTGGCGATAGACAACGGCACGATTGGGACTCTCTTTCCTTTGGAATTTGGATCGGATTCCGATGCGGATGTCGTTCTCCTCGACCGGTTTGATCGGGGATTTTTTATTTATATCGGATTTTTCAAAGAAAAGTTGAGCAATTTCGCGAAAGGCCGGCCGGAAACCGGCAGAAAGCCCCTTGCCTTGCCGGAATCGGCAAAGGTTGTCTTCCCCGCCGGGAGGGGGCGCCCCCCTGGGACCGGTTCGCGGCATTTGCCGGAGAAAGAGACGGGGGAAACGGAAGCCTTCTGAAAATGCCGGAGAGGATCTCCGGGCGGAAACCGCCCGGAAGGCGTGATCAGGATAACGTTTCGCCCGCCGCTAGCGCCTGCCGCGGTGTTGCGAAAATTCGCCCGCGGCGCCGGAAGCTGACCGGGAAAAGCCGCTAGGCGGCGAAAGGGTCCTGCCCTTTCCGGCGTTCAGTTTTCCGAAAGCTTTCGGATCTTTTCATAGACTTGGGCGAGGGCCTGCTCGAATTTCGAGGTCTTTTTCGGTTCATAATAGGTCCTGTTTTTGATCCGATCGGGCAAATACTGTTGTTTCACCCAGGCGTTTTCATAATCGTGGGGATACTTATAATCGATGCCCCGGCCCAATTCCTTCGCCCCGCGGTAATGGGCGTCTTTCAAATGATCGGGCACTTCGCCGCCGAAGCCCTTGCGGATGTCATCCAAAGCCCTGTCTATGGCCACGATCGCCGAATTGGATTTCGGCGAAAGGCAGAGTTCGATGACGGCGTTCGCCAGCGGGATCCGGGCTTCCGGGAACCCGATTTTTTCGGCGGTCATGACGGCGGCCAATGTCCGCACGGCCGCCTGGGGATTGGCCAGCCCCACATCTTCGTAGGCGGTGACGAGCAATCTCCGGCTGATGGAAGGAAGGTCGCCGGCTTCGATCAGCCTGCCCAAATAATGGAGGGCGGCGTTGACGTCGCTGCCCCGGATCGATTTTTGGAAGGCGGACAAAACGTCATAATGGGCGTCCCCGTCTTTGTCGTGGCTGAAACTTTTCTTTTGGATGCATTCTTCCGCCGTCCGCACGTCGATCCGGATCTTCCCTTCCTCATCCGGTTCCGTCGACAATACCGCCAATTCCAGGGCGTTCAGCGCGTTCCGGATATCCCCGTTGGCGGCAAAGGCAAGATGCTTGATGGCCTCTTCGCTGATTTCGACCGGATATTTTCCCAGCCCCCGTTCCTCGTCGGCGAGGGCCCTGCGCAAAGCCGTTTCGATATGTTCCGGCTCGAGCGGCTTCAATTCGAAAATCTGGCACCGGCTGCGGATCGCCGGATTGATGGCGTGGTACGGGTTGGACGTGGTCGCCCCGATGAGCACGATCAGCCCGTTTTCCAGAAAGGGCAAAAGGAAGTCCTGCTTGGCCTTGTCCAGGCGGTGCACCTCGTCGAGCAGGAGGATGACTTTGCCGCTCATTTTCGCTTCTTCGGCGACGATCTCCAAATCCTTTTTGTTATTGGTCACCGCGTTCAGCATGCGGAAGGCGTATTCGGTGCTTCCGGCGATGGCGCTGGCGATCGAGGTTTTCCCGACCCCCGGAGGCCCGTAAAGGATCATGGAAAACAATTGCCTTGCCCTCACCATCCGATCGATGATTTTATTCTTGCCGACCAGGTGTTCCTGGCCGATGACTTCCGACAGCTTTCTCGGCCTCATCCGGTAAGCCAGAGGTTCTCCGTTCATTTTCATTCTCCTTGTACGTCTTTTCCTTTTACTTTTAATGTAGCACAAAGGGCCGGGATTCCGAAAGCGCGGGGAACCCGGCGATGACAGATTGACCCGGTTCTCATGTGTGTGTGAAATCCTGCTTCCGGTCCAGGGAACACAGCCTTCCGGAAAGGGAACAGCTTTGCGCCCGCTTCCTTTTGCGCCAATTCTTGGACTGCCTCACATATTTCGTTTGCCGGCAAAAGTATGCTATAATTCGGGAAGTAAAACCCTTCGTTTTTCAGCAGGATGATCCTTTAAAGACTGATGGGGCGTTCGGATGGAAAAGAACATCTTTCGTTACCTTCTTTTTTTTGCCGGGCTGGCCGTCATGTCCTTCGGCATCGTTTTGACGATCAAAGCCGATTTGGGCGCGGCCCCCTGGGATGTGCTTCACATCGGTTTATACAAGCAATTCGGATTATCGATCGGAAGCTGGTCGGTCATCGTCGGGGTGTTCATTCTCGGCCTTTCTTCTGCGATCATGAAACAATGGCCCCGGATGGGCTCCTTTCTGAACATGATTTTCGTAGGCCCGTGCATCGATTTGTTTATGGCCGTTCCGTGGCTTTCCACGCCGGATACGCTGGCGGGAAAGTTGGCCATGCTGATTGCGGGCATTCTCATCCTCGCCCTCGGAATGGGGATTTACATCTCTGCAAGGATCGGCGCCGGACCGCGGGACAGCCTGATGCTGGCCCTTCACCTGAAAAAGGGATGGAAGATCGCCCATGTCCGCCTGGCCATGGAAACGATCGTGCTTTTCATCGGTTTTATCCTCGGCGGCCCGGTCCATCTCGGCACATTGGTGATCACCGTTTCCATCGGGCATGTAACGGGGATCACCCTCCCCCTTTGCAGAAAACTGGCCGACCGCTTTCTTTTTCAAAACGGCGGGAAAACTGCGAACAGAATATGGCATCCTAATAAAGGAGTTTGATATTCGGTGAAGATATCGACGAAAGGGAGATACGGCCTGACCATTATGATCGAACTGGCCAAAAATTACGGAAACCGCCCGACCCCGCTCAAGGCGATCGCCCAAACCCATGACTTATCCGAGCATTATTTGGAGCAGATCGTGTCCCAATTGCGGAACGCCGGGTTGGTCAAAAGCATCCGCGGCGCTTACGGCGGCTATGTGTTGGCGAAGGAGCCGTCGAAGGTTACGGCCGGGGATGTGATCCGCGTGTTGGAAGGCCCGATTACCCCCGTCGAAGGGATCGAAAACGAGAAACTTCCCCAGCAGCGGGAGCTTTGGCTGAGGATCCGGGACGCGGTCAAAAACGTCCTCGACGGGACGACCCTGCTGGATTTGGCCAACTATTCCGAGGACAGGGAAGCGATGGAAGGTTACATGTTTTACATTTGACAAGGGAACTTATCTTGCGGAAAACAGGTGATGGAAATGGAAAGAATCTATGCGGATCACGCGGCGACGACTCCGGTCATTCCGGAAGTAAAAAAGACGGTCTTGGAAATCACGGAAAAAATGTTTGGCAATCCGTCGAGCATCCATGCCTTCGGCCGGGAGGCCCGGGCGGTCGTCGACCAGGCGAGGCAGAACGCCTCCCGATCCATCGGGGCAAAATTCCATGAAATCATCTTCACGAGCGGAGGAACGGAAGCGGACAATTTGGCCTGGATCGGAACCGCCCTCGCCAACCGGGGGAGGGGGAAACACCTGATTACCACTTCCATCGAACATCACGCGGTGCTGAAGACGGCGGAATTTTTGGAAAGCCTTGGCTTTGAAGTCACCTATTTGCCGGTGGACGAATCCGGCGCCGTAAAGGCGGATGCGGTAAAGCGGGCGCTAAGGGACGATACGATCCTCGTTTCCGTCATGTTTGCCAACAATGAAACCGGGGTCATCCAGCCGGTGAAGGAAATCGGGGAACTTTTGCAAAACCATCCCGCCTATTTCCATACGGACGCCGTCCAGGCTTACGGTCATATTCCGATCGATGTGAACGAGCTGCACATCGATTTGCTGTCGGTATCCGCCCATAAAATGAACGGGCCGAAGGGCGCGGGATTCCTTTATGTGCGGGACGGCGTGAAACTCGCCCCCCTCATCCACGGCGGGGAACAGGAGCGAAGGAGGCGGGCCGGCACGGAAAATGTCGCGGCCATCGCCGGTTTCGGGAAAGCGATCGAAATCGCCATGGAAAGGATGGCTGCCAACAAGGCGCATCATGAACGGCTCCGGGACGCTTTTATCCGGAAGCTGCGGGAAGAAGGGGTGGATTTTGCCATCAACGGCGACCCGGAACAATCGCTGGCCAACATCATCAACCTCAGTTTCCCGGGGACGAGAACGGATCAGGTTCTGGTGAATCTGGATCTGGAAGGGATCGCCGCCTCCAGCGGCTCCGCCTGCACCGCCGGCTCCCTGGAACCGAGCCATGTCCTGAAGGCGATGTACGGGGAAAATTCCCCCCGGATCGGGAATTCGGTGCGCTTCAGTTTCGGTTACGGCAACACGGTTGAGCAGATGGAGATCCTCGGGGAAAAATGCGCCGCAGTGGTGAAACGGCTGTCATCAGACGGGAGGTGAGAACGTGCGGGACAGGAAAAACATCCGCGTCGTCGTCGGCATGAGCGGCGGCGTGGATTCGTCGGTCGCCGCCTTATTGTTGAAAGAGCAAGGCTACGACGTGATCGGGGTTTTCATGAAAAACTGGGATGATTCCGACGAAAACGGCGTATGTACGGCGGCCCAGGATTACGAAGACGTCGCCCGCGTCGCCAACCAGATCGGGATTCCCTACTATTCGGTCAATTTTGAACGGGAGTACTGGGACAGGGTCTTCACCTATTTTTTGGACGAATACAAGGCGGGAAGGACGCCCAATCCCGATGTGGTCTGCAACAAGGAGATCAAATTCAAGGCCTTTTTGGACCACGCCATGAAACTGGGCGCCGACTGCGTGGCCACCGGCCATTACGCGAAAGTCGTCTACCGGGACGGGGAGTACAAGCTCCTGCGGGGAGCGGACAAAAACAAGGATCAAAGCTACTTCTTGAATCAGCTGTCCCAAAAGCAAATTTCCAAAGTGATGTTCCCGCTCGGCGGATTGACGAAGGAGGAAGTCCGCAAGATCGCCAGGGAAGCGGGTCTTGCCACGGCGGACAAGAAGGACAGCACGGGGATCTGCTTTATCGGCGAACGGAACTTCAAGGAATTTTTAAGCAAATATCTTCCGGCCCAACCGGGCAAAATGATGACCTTGGACGGGGAAGTCAAGGGGACCCATGACGGCCTGATGTATTACACGATCGGCCAGCGGCACGGCCTGGGAATCGGCGGCGCCGGCGAACCGTGGTTCGTCGTCGGAAAGGACGTCAAGAAAAACATCCTCTATGTCGGTCAAGGATTCCACAACCCTTATTTGTATTCCGATTCCATCATTGCCACGAAGGTGAATTGGGTCTCCGAAAAGGAAAAGCCGGATACCTTCCATTGCACCGCCAAATTCCGCTACCGCCAGCCGGACTACGGCGTCACCGTGGAAAGATTGGACGGGGACCGGGTCCGGGTCGTTTTCGACGAACCGGTCCGCTCGGTCACGCCCGGCCAAGCCGTCGTCTTTTACAACGGGGAAGAATGCCTTGGCGGTGGCACCATCGATGAAGTGTTTAAAAACGGGGAAAAACTGAAGTACGTCAGCTGAAAACGAAAAGGCCCGATTCCTCCCGCCAAGGTCCGGCAGAGACGGGAGGAGGAGCGGGAAACGGATCAAACCGGCGGCGCTCCCGCCGAGAGCCGTGATGGACTCGTCCACGGCCTGCCGCCGGATGCGGGATCCGGGCCCCATGGAAAACGGGGATTTCAGCCGTTAAGCGGGCGGCTGCGTGTTCCTTCTCTTATTTGCCCCGCTTTCAAGCTTTCTCCAAGGATCCGCGGAGCTTTCGTTCCGCGGTTTTTTTAACGGTCCACAAAATCCGTCTTTCTTCCCCGCGGATCTGATTACACACGCGAAAGGGTGAAAGCGGCGCCCGGCCAAAGGACTTTCCGGCGGAAGGATTTCCGGCAATCTCCAGGGGATCGCCGGGTTTGACCGGATGTGCCCGTCCCGTGAAAGGATCTCCGAGTTTCTCCGCCTGGACTCGGGAATAAGTGAGGCCGTCGGGTTTGGGAGCGGTTATGCGTTCCCGGAATCTCCGTCCGGGGTTCTCCCGTTCCGAAAGAAGGATCCGGGAAGGAAGGCTCGGAATTGCTTTGAGGGGAGCGGCCGGCATTTGAAAAATCGGGGAAGTTCCGGCGCTTTTTTAATCTTTTCTTTTTCCCTGACGATTCCTTTCCGCATGGCAAAAGGCGCTGTGCTATAATGTTTGTGAAAAGCCAAAGGCTTCCGGATGAAGGATGCCGGCGTTACGGACAAACGGGATCCGGCGCGCGCTTTCGGCATGCCGGGTCCGTCGGGCCATTCGCGGGCCTTTTGCTGAAGACT
It contains:
- the mnmA gene encoding tRNA 2-thiouridine(34) synthase MnmA; this encodes MRDRKNIRVVVGMSGGVDSSVAALLLKEQGYDVIGVFMKNWDDSDENGVCTAAQDYEDVARVANQIGIPYYSVNFEREYWDRVFTYFLDEYKAGRTPNPDVVCNKEIKFKAFLDHAMKLGADCVATGHYAKVVYRDGEYKLLRGADKNKDQSYFLNQLSQKQISKVMFPLGGLTKEEVRKIAREAGLATADKKDSTGICFIGERNFKEFLSKYLPAQPGKMMTLDGEVKGTHDGLMYYTIGQRHGLGIGGAGEPWFVVGKDVKKNILYVGQGFHNPYLYSDSIIATKVNWVSEKEKPDTFHCTAKFRYRQPDYGVTVERLDGDRVRVVFDEPVRSVTPGQAVVFYNGEECLGGGTIDEVFKNGEKLKYVS
- a CDS encoding cysteine desulfurase family protein produces the protein MERIYADHAATTPVIPEVKKTVLEITEKMFGNPSSIHAFGREARAVVDQARQNASRSIGAKFHEIIFTSGGTEADNLAWIGTALANRGRGKHLITTSIEHHAVLKTAEFLESLGFEVTYLPVDESGAVKADAVKRALRDDTILVSVMFANNETGVIQPVKEIGELLQNHPAYFHTDAVQAYGHIPIDVNELHIDLLSVSAHKMNGPKGAGFLYVRDGVKLAPLIHGGEQERRRRAGTENVAAIAGFGKAIEIAMERMAANKAHHERLRDAFIRKLREEGVDFAINGDPEQSLANIINLSFPGTRTDQVLVNLDLEGIAASSGSACTAGSLEPSHVLKAMYGENSPRIGNSVRFSFGYGNTVEQMEILGEKCAAVVKRLSSDGR
- the hisS gene encoding histidine--tRNA ligase yields the protein MKVQIPRGVQDILPEQAGLWRAIESKAADICERYGYEEIRTPIFEYAEVFSRSVGDTTDIVQKEMYTFQDKGGRLLSLRPEGTAPVVRAYVENKRFGHPVQPAKFYYIGPMFRYERPQAGRYRQFVQFGVEALGSDDPAIDAEVISLAYRFYVEMGLKNLQLSINSLGDKESRKAYKEALIAHFKPRIGEFCEDCQNRLEKNPLRILDCKVDRDHPLMKESPVILDYLNGESKEFFDKVLRYLDQLQIPYTIDPHLVRGLDYYHHTTFEIMSTKEGFGAITSLCGGGRYNGLVEEFGGPSVPGIGFALSIERLIASLEAEGIRIPTEKQTDVFIVTQGEAAKDYSVLLLQQLRSLGLKADRDYMDRKMKAQLKAADRLNSKYAAIIGDSEMERQVVLLRKMDTGEQREIPMSRFAEEFQRMVGGGA
- a CDS encoding replication-associated recombination protein A — translated: MNGEPLAYRMRPRKLSEVIGQEHLVGKNKIIDRMVRARQLFSMILYGPPGVGKTSIASAIAGSTEYAFRMLNAVTNNKKDLEIVAEEAKMSGKVILLLDEVHRLDKAKQDFLLPFLENGLIVLIGATTSNPYHAINPAIRSRCQIFELKPLEPEHIETALRRALADEERGLGKYPVEISEEAIKHLAFAANGDIRNALNALELAVLSTEPDEEGKIRIDVRTAEECIQKKSFSHDKDGDAHYDVLSAFQKSIRGSDVNAALHYLGRLIEAGDLPSISRRLLVTAYEDVGLANPQAAVRTLAAVMTAEKIGFPEARIPLANAVIELCLSPKSNSAIVAIDRALDDIRKGFGGEVPDHLKDAHYRGAKELGRGIDYKYPHDYENAWVKQQYLPDRIKNRTYYEPKKTSKFEQALAQVYEKIRKLSEN
- the aspS gene encoding aspartate--tRNA ligase; this translates as MFGRTHYCGDVTEKNVGERVTLKGWVQKRRDLGGLIFIDLRDRTGIVQIVFSPEHSPEAFHTAEAIRSEYVLDVTGKVVPRSEETVNPRLKTGKIEVLCEKVSIINEAKTPPFVIANDTDISEEVRLKYRYLDLRRPVMYETLKLRHQTVKAIRDFLDENGFLEVETPMLTKSTPEGARDYLVPSRVHPGKFYALPQSPQIFKQLLMVAGIDRYFQIARCFRDEDLRADRQPEFTQIDIEMSFMDRDEIIGLVERMVKYVMKKVKGMDIETPFPRLTYREAMERYGSDKPDTRFGLELVDVSDIVKHSAFQVFAGAVEKGGRVKAINVKGAKDKYSRKDIDGLAEFVKPYGAKGLAWMKVEAQGVTGPIAKFFTEAEREKLLERLSGEPGDLFLFVADRPDVVAAALGALRVKLGKDLRLIDESRYHFLWVVDWPLLEYDEEEGRYFAAHHPFTMPALEDLDLLESDPGQVRAQAYDLVLNGFELGGGSLRIFDRKIQERMFQVLGFTKEKAVEQFGFLLEAFEYGTPPHGGIALGLDRFVMLLSGRSNLRDTIAFPKTSSGSCLLTDAPGEVSAEQLEELHLSVKK
- the cymR gene encoding cysteine metabolism transcriptional regulator CymR; translation: MKISTKGRYGLTIMIELAKNYGNRPTPLKAIAQTHDLSEHYLEQIVSQLRNAGLVKSIRGAYGGYVLAKEPSKVTAGDVIRVLEGPITPVEGIENEKLPQQRELWLRIRDAVKNVLDGTTLLDLANYSEDREAMEGYMFYI
- the dtd gene encoding D-aminoacyl-tRNA deacylase, which encodes MRIVLQRVSKAKVTVRGETVGEIGTGFLLLVGVTHDDEEKDAEYLAEKVAGLRVFEDGDGKMNLSVLDVGGEVLSVSQFTLYGDARKGRRPNFMAAAKPDMAERLYGRFNQFLREKGLRVETGRFGERMEVHLINNGPVTLILDSKNR
- a CDS encoding YczE/YyaS/YitT family protein; the encoded protein is MEKNIFRYLLFFAGLAVMSFGIVLTIKADLGAAPWDVLHIGLYKQFGLSIGSWSVIVGVFILGLSSAIMKQWPRMGSFLNMIFVGPCIDLFMAVPWLSTPDTLAGKLAMLIAGILILALGMGIYISARIGAGPRDSLMLALHLKKGWKIAHVRLAMETIVLFIGFILGGPVHLGTLVITVSIGHVTGITLPLCRKLADRFLFQNGGKTANRIWHPNKGV